The DNA window TATTGCATGAGAATTGTGTTAagagttttgcaaaaggaatgactgagatctgcaaatagtgttttactagatgaagatagtttatggttttgtcaaaaggatgttcgattgattcacacaacaggaattagtgttttagcaattgagaaaaactgtaactggtgtaaataaaaatgctatGGTATATTTGATGTCTTCGTGACTAAAAGTGGTTGTTATGATTTAACTATTTAAGTAGCTAAAAGCAGTAGGCTAATATAGCTGCTAGCTGGCCAATAATGACAAGATTTTGAACCctgatcttaaaaaaaaaatcttgttgtATATAACCATACCATATTACTCAAAAGATGATGAAGAAGATGCTGTCCACTCAGAAAGCAACCTTTCCAAAAGTGGCACAATTAATGAttgcttgaaaaaacaaaacaatctttAACATATTTTCACAATATTATTGCCTCGTAGATTCATTTAATTCCTATCTCATTGGCCTCTGAGTTGACTTCACTAGAGGTACTACCTGTGTAACAATTGTCCCGCCCCCATTAATGACATCACATCCCCAAAGTCATATGATTTAAATTACATGACACCCTTTCTTGGATTCAATACTGTTCATGTTCACTTGAAGCTCAGGTGTCattagtctgtttttacccTAACTTCCTATTTTTTGGTGTTTAAGTGAGAGTCACTTACATTGTGTGCAAGTTGATGTGTAGTCCGGACAGCAGTCGCCAGCAGTCTCGCAGTGCTCATCACAGAAACAATTCGTCCTGCGACAGCTGTTATTTACACCAGGGCAACACAGCTTAGGTGGACCTGCACAGCCTGAAGCACACACAGCACAATTCTCAACAAGATCAACTCAGATTTATAACTCATAATTTATCACTCTGGTGACATACAAAGTCATGATTATCTAACAACAGTAATCAAGCATTTGTCTAAGAGGTAGAAAAGAGAGTAGTGGTAGTAGTTTTATCTGAGAGTCTCTAGATTGAGGGGGTCTGTGAGATGTTTTGTGGCTGCCTGGAGTCCAGGGAAAGGCTGGAAAGGATCACTGTGTTGACATTGTTTGATGCATGGGTGGATGCAACTGAGAAATGTGAAAGTGATGCTGCTGATTATTGTGGGGTTGAAACTGAGGCAGGTGAGTTGCACTAGAGGAGTGAGGTGGTGCTGTGGATATTACCTGTTGTTGATTGAgctggaaaaataaaagcaaaaatgacatttaatgtaTTAGTATACAGAAAGAAATGAACATTTAAGTTTAGCATTGCTCAAGATGAAAATTGGCAGAGTGAACTGTCTGGTTACTGTTTTATTTCTCCTTCTTGAAAGAGgtgtatttgacattttttgccaattttctcCACATGTATGCAgaattttccttattttttgtcCCCATATACATATCAGTTTTCATAATAATGGTGTCACATACCCCAAACCTTAACATGACTAagtatattttcttaatttagATAAAACCTGGATgagtatcttttttaaataattcttagtCCCACTTTATGGAGGTAATTTTCACACCAAAGTCAGTACATTAGGCACTGATGAATGACCTCTGACCAACATGTAATATAAAAACAGATGGGTGTTATTTAACTActactttaattatttatgacatatatagtaatttacagcTGAATTGCACTTGCTGGACACATTGAAATATTTACCCTTTCATTTTGGAATAATCCAATCTGTTGAGTCATACTGTTTTTAAGTTAATTAATCATTTGACaatataatgttttgttttttaaatcaggaaaataaaaattacgCCATTATTAAAAATGAGTGTGTATCGACCTCGATGTAACTGTGTATcctacagttgcaagaaaaagtaagcgaaccctttgaaatgacctagttttttgcatacatttttcataaaatatgatctgatctgcatccaAGTCCCatgtatagacaaacacaatgtgcttaacctaataccacacaaacaattataatatctcatgtttttattgaatatatccattaaacattcatagtgaAGGTGGagaaagtaagtgaaccctaaCTTTAATAACTTGAGGTCATTCCACAGCATCTCTGTTGGTTTGAGGTCTGGGCTCTGACTGGACCACTCAGTAAggcagattttgtttttttagatttactTTGCTGTTTAAGGTCATTGCCCtcatgtaaaaaaagataaacaatagctactcaataaaattgaggcaacagattgcacgcaatattattaattaaatctaactacgttacaagttcagTTAAGAACAACTCAACAGGAAGTCATTTAAAActggactaattctattgtgttggattaattcaaaattctcttgatgtagaattacatacacatagagatcatatttaatgtgatcaaaataagtagattccatctcaaacatttttatattaaagttacttaaacaactgcctcaaaatcaaggacatatttatatttaatacattttatcaaatatattaagtactacagaataatttattacagtgtgcaTCAGCCAACTTCTATTGAGCTTTTGCTGGCAGACAGCCATCCTCACATTATCCTGTAGGATTCCTTGATGAAATTGGGAATTCATTTTCCCCTCAATGCTAGCAAGAAGTCCAGGGCCTGCAAGGCAGCCCCAAGTCATGATGCTCCCTCCATCATACTTCACTGCTGGGATGATGTTCTCATGTTGGTATGAGGTGTCCTTTTTACACCATACGCAGTGCTTCGTGTTCTTCATGAACAATTCAGCCTTAgtttcatcagtccacaaaacatTTTCTAGTGGTGTTGTTGAGAGTCAACGTGCTCTTTGGCTTCAGGCATGCAGTGGTGTTTTTTTGAAGAGCAGCAGCTTCCTCCTTGGTGTCCTGCCATGGACGCCACGCCTGTTCaatcttgtgtgtgtggtagactCATGACTAGAGAGGTTAACCAGTTCCAATGATTCCTTTTAGtctttacttgttactctggagttcttttttacctcactgagctttctGCGTTTTACATTTGAGTGAACTGTCACTTCTAGGAGAGTCGCCACAGTACTGAATCATCTCTATTTGTGGAcaatttttctaaatgtggACTGGTGAAACCAAAAGTCTTTGAGGTTACTTTTTAATCCCTTACAGCctgatgcaaatcaacaattcttgatcgcAGGTCCTTCAAGATCTCTTTTTTTGCGAGGCATGGTTCACACGagcagatgcttcttgtgaatagcaaactcaaaaaatgTGAGTGTTTTTTACAGATCAAAGCatctctacacctcactcaaatctcatttcattgtCAGGACTCCACGTTTGCTAACTCCTGACTCAAATTAGCTTTTAATGGAGTCATTTGCCAAAGGGTTCACTTATTTTTTCTACCAGCATTATGAATGTTTCACGGATATAttcaatgaaaaaatgaaatattataattgtttgcatggtattaggttaagcacgttGTGTTTATCTATACTCAGGTGTCTatacttagatgcagatcagatcacattttattacaaatcAATGCAGACATttaggtcatttcaaagggttcacatactttttcttgcaaccaataatatatataacttaaacacatttctgcattatgaaataaatatgccacaactttcctttattaaactgttaaaaattaaatgtgaTAATGTTTCACTTACCATCATGGAGAGGTAGCAACCTCAACAGGAGAAAGAAGCACAATACGATCCGATCCATGACTGTGTGTGGCTGCTGAGTCTAACCAAGGCTTATTTATCTAGGCACACGGCTGACGACAACAACCCTTTTGTCTGCCAGGAAAAACATACCTTGACTTGACATAATACTATCATGTTACAGAAGTAGTCTTTTTCCCCTAATGATTAGAATGAACACTGTAAATATGCCAGGAATACAGTTGTTGCTACACGTGAGACTGAAATGAGCAGACAAAAAgcgaaacaagtgcatgtttaTTAGAACAGGGAAGAGTCAATAGAAAACCTAACAAAGCACTGGTATTCAGATATACATGATGAGCAAGTGAAAGCAACATTTTGTATTATCATTTATTGCACATTGAGCTTTTTCCTGACAGTATCAGATAGTGATAAATAATCAATTTATTGATATGCATTATCAATATTATCTAACAGTGTATGCACAGCTGTGAGAACAGAATCTTTGAATCAATAGTGTGTTTGGCAGTGAAACACACAGTCGAGTCTGATAAATTGTCAAAAGATTTGttgaaaaaagtgagatttcagAGTAACGTTTGGTACCTTCTGGCTTCATAAAGTTCCTCAAATAAACTTGAAAACTGGACATCAGATCTTTGAGACAATGCAAAATCCCAGAACAATGTGGGTGCAGTAAAGAACTATTTTGTTATACTTTCTATGATATACAGCAAAAAGCTGGAGGAAAAGAACACTGGACACCATTGCCAGTGGTCATGTTTAGGCCAAGTTATATTTAGGAGCTTCAGGTTTGGAGCAAAAGGAAATCACTATTaattctttctgtttttcttgtgtaCAGTAATGTTCCTTCTCGTGGTAGAAAACCTTCACTGGgtatttttagtgtatgtgtcaTCCTTGCATCTATGTGATATTCAGCTCTCTCCCAACTCTTGGGTCGAACTAACTGCAGACgttcacccaggagaatggggTTTGTGTCCCCTGTGAAAACAATTCACCGAAACTGCAGTATTTTTACAACTATGCTTTTTCAAAACAATGCTGTTCTTGTAGTTTTTTACTTGTTCTTTTTGTGATGATTTATTGCAGTTTCACTGGCACTCGACCTGTTTTTGGTCTAATTAGACCTTTCCTTGGGTGAGTTTGATGGATTTGATTGTTGCAGTGCAGTCCTCACAATTCTGCTCGATAAGAGTCTGAGATATAAACTGTGAGAGAGACAAGACAGTGAGTCGTAGGGGTGCGTGCAATATTGTTTGCATTATACTGTGACTATAGATTTCTACTTAAAGGTTATTTGTACTTACACTGGATAAAGCCTCTAAAATCACACCTTCATTGTTATTATAGGATAAAACAGAAACTTTAAGGTGAACAGTCACTGTTTGGGTATCTGCAGGAAGAAAGGGTTCTGTTAAAATCATAAACGAAATACCAGTCCATGTGACTGACTAAAAGGTGTTTTTCCTGCTATAAGGACAAGAAAACAGTTAGTAGGTGCGCAAATGTAACTGAGAGTCGTTGTTGGCTCAGATCCTGAtgcaaagtataaaaaaatcatacttaACAAATAAAGCTTGCTAATACATTTTCAACAGTGCACTTTTTCAGTGGAGATGATCATTACAAACCTGTAGCTGTGGAGACTGTGGTAAtattgctgctgtttgttggaGTTGTGCTGTTATCTGCTGGTGCAGATGTATTGCTGCTTGTTTGGTTGCTCGCTGTAGCAGTAGAGACCATGGAGGACGACATTGTGGaagaggaaaatgaaaaaacatgtagtttcaacagatttctttttaagCAGAAATTCATCAAGTTTCAATTATTCTATTGAAGGATCAGTTCTTTCCTTTCTTGTTGAGTGAAATACTCATCCCCACCCATCAAACCTTAAGTAAAACAACCCCAAATACCCCCAAAAGTCCCAGTCAAAATGTTAACATGTAACTTAATGTATGTCATGGGCTCAAATGTTTGGCTTCAATAGACTTGTCCGGGCTCAGAAGGGTGGTCCAGAGTTCTAGAAATCATCTATGCATGTgttggaggaatgcacagtccatgaagggggcgtggcctctataggggcgtggcctcagtagccctgcagtaagcagtgtgctatgtgcttgaggaatagcagagatATTCAAGTGAACTGGCAttaaatctggttgttttagtcaaaatTATGGTAAAAATATTTTCCTCAACTATATTTAGGTTccaaccttcaatttttttaattcacagatttattcctgtttattcccataaattcctgttaattcccatgaaaAGTTTCTAACTTTAAAATTTGATGTTTGTGTGACTAAAAACGATTGCTACAACTTAGCTATTTAAGTAGCTATTTAGCAAAGCAATAGGCTAATATAGCTAGCTAACTGCCAATTTGTTAAGATTTGAACCCTGATGTTAACAAAAATATCTCTCTACATTACAAGTCCAAACATAGTTGAGGGGCAATTCATTATtctaaatgcatatattttctcAGTTGAATGACGTATATGATGGGATCATATTACTCAAAACATGCCGTCCCACTTTAGAAAACAACCTTTCCTTAAGTGTCCCATTAGTCCCAACTAATGGTcgcttgaaaaacaaaactaacaatCCTAAACACATGTTCACAATACCATTGCCTCATTTAATAGATAAATCCATAACAAAcaatttgataaaaaaatgtttgttatcCTTAACATGAATTGATGAATTGATGAATTCCTATCTCATTGGCCTGTGCATTGACTTCTCCCGCCCCCATTGATGACTTTACATCCCCAAAGTCATATGATTTAAATTTAATGACATCCTTGCTTGAATTCAGCATAATTCATGTTCACTTTAATTTTGTAGAGGAAGAGGGAAATGCATTAAAGCTCAGCTGtcattagtcagtttttaccTTAACTTCCTATGTTTTGTGTTCACTCTCACTTACGTTGTGGGCAAGTTGATATGTAGTCCACACAACAGTCATGAGCAGTCACGCAGTACTCATCACAGAAACAACTCGTCCTCCCACAGCTGTCTTTTCTACCAGGGCAACACAGCTTAGGTGGACCTGCACAGCCTGAAGCACACAGCACAACTCTCAACAAGATCAACTCAGTTTTATAACTCTTAATTTATCACTCTGGTGACGTACAAAGTCATGATTATCTAACAAACAGTAATCAAATATTTGTCTAAGAGGTAGAAAAGAGAGTCGTGGTAGTTTTATCTcgattagtttttttttttaattcttagtCCCCTGTATGGAGGTAATTTTCACACCAGGGTCAGTACAATTAGCACTGATGAATGACCTCAGACCAACATGTAATGGTGGATGTTATTTAACTACTACTTAACAAATGAAGCTTGCTAATACATGTTCAACAGTGCATTATTTCAGTGGAGATCATTATGACAAACCTGTAGCTGTGGAGGCTGTGGTAGtattgctgctgtttgttgtgcTTGGTGCTGTTGTTGCAGATACTAATGGAGTTGTGCTGTTATCTGCTGGTGCAGATGTACTGCTGCTTGTTTGGTTGGTTGCTGTAGCAGTAGAGACCATGGAGGACGACGTTGTggaagatgaaaatgaaaaaacatgtaatttctaaagatttatttttaaacagaaCCTTATCAAGTTTCAATTATTCTGTTGAACAATCAGTTCTTACTTTTCTTGTTGAGTTAAATACTCCCCCCAACCCCACCCATCAAACATTAAGTAAAATAATCCCAAATCctccattcaaaatgttaaaatgtaacttaatGTAGGCCATTCTTGGACATCTGTGATTCTAAAATCACACcttcatttttgttattataggAGAAAACAGAAACTTTAAGGTGAACAGTCACTGTTTGGGTATCTGCAGGAAGAAAGGGTTCTGTTAAAATCATAAACGAAATACCAGTCCATGTGACTGACTAAAAGGTGTTTTTCATGCTATGAGGACAAGGAAACAGTTAGTAGGTGCGCAAATGTAACTGAGAGTAATTGTTGGCTCAGACCCTGATGCAAAGTATAAAAAATCATACTTAACAATTAAAGGTTGCTAATTCATTTTCAACAGTGCACTTTTTCAGTGGAGATGATCATGACAAACCTGTAGCTGTGGAGACTGTGGATGCTGAGGTTGTGAGGTCATCTAATGGTGTAGATATAGTGCTGCTTCTTTGACTGGTTGCTGTAGTAAACACTGTGGTCACATCTGATGATGCAGTAGTGCTGCTTGTTGTACTTGGTGCTGTTGTTGAAGAGACTGAGGCTGATGAAGACGGGATGATATCTGTCGGTGTAGATGTACTGCTGCTTGTTTGGCTGGTTGACGTTGTATCAGAGACTGTAGATGCTGGAGTTGTTGTCACTTCCACCAGTGTAGATGCTGCAGGGCTGCCTGTCGTGGTAGGTGTTGTAGCATCAGAGACTGTGGATGTTAAAGTTGTCATAAGGGTAGtattgctgctgtttgttgtgtttggtgCTGTTGTTGCAGATACTAATGGAGTTGTGCTGTTATCTGGTTGTGCAGATGTACTGCTGCTTGTTTGGTTGGTTGCTGTAGCAGTAGAGACCATGGAGGACGACGTTGTggaagatgaaaatgaaaaaacatgtaatttcgaaagatttatttttaagcaGAACCTTATCAAGTTTCAATTATTTTGTTGAACAATCAGTTCTTACTTTTCTTGTTGAGTTAAATACTCAACAAGAACTTAATGTAGGCCATGGGCTCAAATGTGTGGCTTCTTGTGCTCTGGGCTAAAAAGTGTGGTCCAGAGTTCTAGAAATCATCAGTGCacgtgatggaggaatgcacagtgcatgtagggggcgtggcctcagcagccctgcagtaagcagtgtgctatgtgTATGTGATTGGGGAATAGCAGAGATATTCACGtatacttgcatgaaatctggtcaTTTTactcaagattatgctaaaatgtattttccttaACTGAGAGTCTGATTGAGGGAGTCTGTGAGATGTTTTGTGGCTGCCTGGAGTCCAGGGAAAGGCTGGAAAGGATCACTGTGTTGACCATGTTTGATGCATGGGTGGATGCAACTGAGAAATGTGAAAGTGATGCTGCTGATTATTGTGGGGTTGAAACTGAGGCAGGTGAGTTGCACTAGAGGAGTGAGGTGGTGCTGTGGATATTACCTGTTGGAGTTGTTGATTGAGCTGGAAAATTAAAAGCGAAAATGACATTGCATTTATTAGTATGCAGAAAGAAATGAACATTTAAGTTGAGCAcggttcaaaatgaaaaatggcaCAGTGAACTGTCTGgttactgttttatttcttcttcatgaAAGAgatgatttgacattttttgttgcTAATTTTCCTACATGTAATATAAAAACAGGTGGATTTTATGTCACTACtactttaattgtttatgaCATATAAAGTCACTTACAGCTCAATTTCACTTGCGGCCAACTTTCTCCACATGTATGCAgacttttccttattttttttgtcccgATATACATACCAGTTTTCATGATCATGTTGTCACATACCCCAAACCTTTACATGGTTAAGTCCCTTTTCTTAATTTAGGTAAAACCTGGAttagtatcttttttaaataattcttagtCCCACTTTATGGAGGTAATTTTCACATCAAAGTCAGTACATTAAGCACTGATGAATGACCTCTGACCAACATGTAATATAAAAACAGGTGGATGTTATTTAACTActactttaattatttatgacATATATAGTCATTTACAGCCGAATTGCACTTGCGGGACACATTGACATATTTACCTTTTCATTTTTGTATAATCCAATCTGCTGAGTCATGttgtatttaaatgattaaatcatTTGGCAAtaaattggttttttttttaaatcaggacAACAATTCTTAAAATAAGTGTGTATCGACCTCACTGTAACTGTGTATCctacagtaaatatatataacttagAGACATTTCTGCATTATGAGATAAATGTGTCATGACTTTCCTTtattaaactgttaaaaattaaatgtgaTAATGTTTCACTTACCATCATGGAGAGGTAGCAACCTCAACAGGAGAAAGAAGCACAATACGTTCCGATTCATGACTGTGTGTGAGTCTAACCAAGGCTTATTTATCTAGGCACACTTGACAACAATAACTCTCCTGTCTACAAGAAGGAAGTAGAAACACAACCCGTTGTATAAAGGTTTTTTCACTAATGATAAGAATGAACACTCTAGATATGCCAAGAATGCAGTTGACTGAAATGATTAGACAAATGGCGACCCAAGTGTAACCACAGTACATGTTAGTAGTATATACAAGTCACTTTTGCGTGCACGTAATGATGCATGACCTTGTGTGTGATACCAACAAACATATGGAACAGGAAGAACAGTACAAACCTGTATGACTGAATGGTTAGAGTGGCCAAGAGTGGTCTATGCTCCTGAATGATCACATGatctaccaaaaaaaaaactatgctgTTTTcgtagttttttatttgctgtttttgtgaTTATTTATTCCAGTTTCACTGACAACCTgtagaaaaatacataattccATTGACTTGACTAGAAATTCTCCAATGTACCAAAATTCAAACACACGTTCTAACCAAATGACAGAAACATTTCTACCACCAAAGTTATTACACAGTGTGACATATATTGCATTTGGAGTCATAATGTCATGTGTACACCCAAGGACCCATGTAATCAGTGTATATACTGACATTTCCATACAGCTAAAGAATAATTAACCTAGTATACATGCCAGTGACACATATTAGTAAAGATATTATTTTTAGAGTTAAACAAAAAGGCATCTACTAGTTCTGATTAGAGCCAAAGCTTAACCAAACCAAACTACTTGAAACAGTAATCGCAGTGGCAGTGTCTCGTCATCTCCTGAAATGagtgaaacagcgcccccacgTAGTAGTGGCTGGTAGATGGTACTGCACCCTGTTAGTGGAGGTGAGCGTGGAGCCTGCAGTCTGATACATCATGCTAATATCAAATAAACTGATTGTTCAGTTTATAACTTCAGTAGCGGTAACTGCGAAACAGTTGACGTATTTCTGGAAAGTAAATTGAATTGTACTGTGATGCAAGCGAGTCGCACTCTGGCCTCACGGCAGTGGAAAGAaagttaacataaaataatcaacATTTACCAGCAAAAATTAAACAATTAGCTTTTTGCTAATGCTATTCTAGTTGAGGTTACTGACGGTTGCAGCAATGGAGAGAAGATATGAGGACTTCTGTtgacaaacaaactgaatgaCCATCACAGCAACTAGTGCAACAGTGGGACATTGAACGTTACATGGATAAAGACCACTTCACGTCAATGACTGGACGTCAGATAAAGTAAGTCAAATCTATCCTGTGACTGTCTATCTGTGTTTTTGCTTACCGCTATCTGGAGGTTTATGTCTTTCTGTGGGTATTTAAATCCCTTTGCAGTTGTTAAATGTAACTTATGTTTACATTGTTTTGGCATTGAAGCTGTTGTGTGCTTTCTGATGATGTGGTTGTTATATTAATACATTCTGTACTGTGCCTTGCTGTATGACTCCAGGAACAACAgagatttaatatttttttattttcctaagCAGCATACAACTACAGACTGTGCAAGTCATAAAgtcatatatttaatacatgCCTTGGTTTTTTAATGTGAACATAAACTTTTTAATCTATCAATGATTTAAGTATTCAGTTGTGATATCTGTGTAAAACCATAAGCTTTACTGCATATCATTTTGTATGCTAATAGAtagttaagtgtgtgtgtgtgtgtgtgtgtgtgtgtgtgtgtgtgtgtgtttatgcacgtgtgtgtgtgaggtatcTAAGGTATTTTGGGGTTGGCGTGTAGAGCTGCAACTTTTAGTCGATCGAAAActttcttcagtcattttttaaagaataaaaatggcaaaattatCTGATTTCAGCTTGTTAAATGGGATTTTCCACCTGCTTTTTATAGCCTATGTAAATCAACTGCATATCTTTCGGTATTGGATTGttagttggacaaaacaagatatttgaaaATGTCCCCTTAGGCACTGATAAATTGTGatcacattttggaccaaatcCATTAATTTAGACATCACCGGATTaatcaaaaaatgaaaagaattgTTAATTTGTTAGATTACACTAGAATGGAATATTACTacaactctttttattttttaaatgacacattgtCTTACCCTATACCCTATTGAGATGACCTGCTGACTTGGCTTCTAAACCACCCAACTGATAAAATGAGCGCTTTGTTTCAGAGTTAATTTAACTGGCCCCTGCGGTGTAAATGGGCCAGAACCACCACTGCCAGCATAATTAAACTTTGGCTCATCATCCTCGTTTTGGGTTGCTCAGTCTGCTCTAACAGTTAACTCTCAACACATTGTGctgaataaatgtgtttttatgtcattttattacCCACAGTTTAAATAGGCACTGActgctgatgttgttgtttctgagAATATTGCTGCCTGTTTACACACTGATGCAtccactgactgactgaaacaTATTTTAGTCCTTTCTTAGGTGGGTTTGATGGATTTGATTGTTGCAGTGCAATCCTCACAATTCTGCTCAATAAGAGTCTGAGATATAAACTGTGAGAGAGACAAGACAGTGAGTGATAGGGGATCGTGCAATATTGTGACTATAGATTTGTACATAAAGGTTATTTGTACTTACATTGGATACAGCCTCTAAAATCACAGCTTCATTTTCCTTATCATAGGATGAAGCAGAGACTTTAAGGTGAACAGTCACTGTTTGGGTATCTGCAGGAAGAAAGGGTTCTGTTAAAATCATAACTGAAACCCCAAAGTCCATGTGACTGTatgtgggtggttgacgtgaactcaaattc is part of the Centropristis striata isolate RG_2023a ecotype Rhode Island chromosome 11, C.striata_1.0, whole genome shotgun sequence genome and encodes:
- the LOC131980809 gene encoding uncharacterized protein LOC131980809; amino-acid sequence: MVSTATATNQTSSSTSAPADNSTTPLVSATTAPSTTNSSNTTTASTATGCAGPPKLCCPGRKDSCGRTSCFCDEYCVTAHDCCVDYISTCPQPSNQTSSNTSAPADNSTTPTNSSNITTVSTATDTQTVTVHLKVSVLSYNNNEGVILEALSSFISQTLIEQNCEDCTATIKSIKLTQGKV